The following coding sequences are from one Schizosaccharomyces osmophilus chromosome 1, complete sequence window:
- the cki3 gene encoding serine/threonine protein kinase (CK1 family) Cki3 — translation MSSTSSHSNVVGVHYRVGKKIGEGSFGMLFQGVNLVNNQPIALKFESRKSEVPQLRDEYLTYKMLMGVHGVPNVYYYGQEGMYNLLVMDLLGPSLEDLFDYCGRRFSPKTVAMIAKQMITRIQSVHERHFIYRDIKPDNFLIGLNGSKVENSIYAVDFGMAKQYRDPKTHVHRPYNEHKSLSGTARYMSINTHLGREQSRRDDLESMGHVFMYFLRGSLPWQGLKAATNKQKYEKIGEKKQLTPIKDLCDGYPKEFMQYMVYVRNLSYDEKPDYDYLRSLFDSLLLRLNETDDGEFDWSLINNGKGWQYSAVKQHAAHHRHAQEVAKRQAAVPQYTRSRHNLPQPSPKQLLVSPPYPSVQPLRNEPNRNGRLGSSTAALQSQPKLPPSSSGGQQYGQLGTQSEHQRKSNELSQNATPKSSSRKKFHLRLLSCCVAKPK, via the exons ATGTCGTCAACGTCGTCGCATTCCAATGTTGTTGGTGTCCACTATAGagttggaaaaaaaatcggAGAAGGATCGTTTGGTATGCTTTTCCAAGGTGTTAATTTGGTGAATAATCAGCCAATTGCACTGAAATTT GAGTCAAGGAAAAGCGAAGTCCCTCAGTTACGGGATGAATATCTAACTTATAAGATGTTGATGGGTGTTC ATGGCGTTCCGaatgtttattattatGGACAAGAAGGAATGTACAATTTGTTGGTGATGGATCTTTTAGGACCTAGTTTGGAAGATCTTTTTGATTATTGCGGTCGACGCTTTAGTCCAAAGACAGTAGCTATGATCGCCAAGCAGATGATAACACGCATCCAATCTGTACATGAACGACATTTCATATATCGGGACATTAAACCCGATAACTTTTTGATTGGTCTCAATGGGTCAAAAGTGGAAAATTCAATTTACGCTGTTGATTTTGGTATGGCCAAACAGTATCGTGACCCAAAAACGCATGTTCATCGTCCATACAATGAGCACAAAAGTCTCTCTGGTACAGCACGCTACATGTCAATCAACACACATTTAGGACGCGAACAGTCAAGACGAGACGATCTTGAGTCAATGGGTCATGTCTTCATGTACTTCCTTCGTGGAAGCCTTCCTTGGCAGGGATTAAAGGCAGCCACTAATAAACagaaatatgaaaaaattggagaaaaaaaacaactgaCTCCTATAAAAGACCTTTGTGATGGTTATCCCAAAGAATTTATGCAATACATGGTGTACGTTCGCAATCTGAGTTATGATGAAAAGCCGGATTATGACTATTTACGCAGCTTGTTTGACAGTTTACTGCTGCGTTTGAATGAAACTGATGATGGTGAGTTTGACTGGTCACTAATTAACAACGGGAAAGGATGGCAGTATAGTGCTGTAAAACAACATGCTGCTCATCACCGTCATGCTCAAGAGGTTGCTAAGCGGCAAGCTGCTGTTCCTCAGTATACCAGAAGTCGCCATAACTTGCCACAGCCGAGTCCAAAGCAATTATTAGTCAGTCCTCCTTATCCATCAGTCCAGCCTTTGCGAAATGAACCCAATAGAAACGGAAGATTAGGTTCTTCTACCGCTGCTCTTCAATCTCAACCAAAGTTGCCCCCAAGTTCCAGTGGTGGGCAGCAATACGGTCAACTGGGAACACAAAGCGAACATCAACGGAAGAGTAATGAACTATCTCAAAATGCTACtccaaaatcttcttcCAGGAAGAAATTCCATTTACGTTTACTTTCATGTTGTGTTGCAAAACCTAAGTAG
- the nup132 gene encoding nucleoporin, WD repeat Nup132, translated as MSTVLGKRKNVNSSAFDQSKRISVETRPYENGIASLYPDWLKGDYYHVFPLLKRLHSDISNDLSLTGTCYPDLGYVLLNSKNACYVFSYQHSQTLKDPPTITFPLPEESDADAPELNPLTAIVSSDIPDRDPGLLILMPVSGRIAYWTCIGNALAQPIVKPQGMESQFKLSSNEYCLRLYCANPFLYIVSTNYGRLLSISLRDSSGLPKICLNTVASHGGLLSKCLEKLRIKNPFASYAVSIMSPPLSSSFRHLLYVTDSSGLVDIYNLKDETMHVRVDLTPTFLKVLEEAEMIPEDFLFLDSAITSQDGDSITFLCSWKYGLRYKYSLYTCDFSNIANPHLMFVHSLGYTSSKKQRLKIQYASFGPCFILVSPSAVIILNTRMDLDYNTMYCYREDVIRFKSDISGGIIASGCKQLSLGIKSSHANPKLSCLVVTSKTGVTEIEIQDDAQQLDAVESLKRKIEEAVFYGYVYENPLDFSWKTIPKLKVSEIERLIYSIGKEILTSSSSHLPPVLPSLIQHLDLRLTYLNNLVRYVKDIPYDISDGLLFSLRILGEKCNAARSLWATIDLEMSTASRSLIFQRIIFKLGKETQLDKSVRNWFMQSIDNIEQLIMQAHNFCVDSASRVQELPIEVMNVILESNEIILAILSSALSYRVETHGIYDISADSFEKEVPWTSTPDVLTALTRQFELTKSALFQFQQGERDSGKELLSKDKDVVRNALSNMQVQLVVLTEVCFNAYAERLGWLSENESDRIHEKELEEAFTMNRKFWIQTLFEIGQGKNALRVAEKYRDYRSVVELCYQFFAKKELDKQIDGYLLKFGKEFAFVLYDFYVEKGMSVELLNSDKHKSNFLTEYFTYRGYNEVSWMHDMRDKNYELASHRLLQLANKKENLVEKKEIELSLGKIFLYANPKGPAKSKDLVLVEQKLEQIHIQKMIEKTIMPVVHRLQLQGKKYHLVEATIEEITDGKPIPVLARQVMHRVIKCLIDHQVIAVTELIEYLSFSLYRKNELQMDDMTDYYFALRLLLTTRLTDEAKRFFEDTIWRRAVLNDKWSQILDTKDKNDAAVEAEVRMTALYQTLRLTTINGLFQEGLTKPTSLSSFAFDKNTYGSIAMIYSPAKFGDTQEVIKVLNRESHLLKHYLEKTSLNTWFVSMSLSCDSF; from the exons ATGAGTACAGTCCTTGGAAAGCGAAAGAATGTAAATTCATCTGCTTTTGATCAATCGAAGCGCATTTCTGTTGAGACAAGACCTTATGAGAACGGTATCGCATCCCTGTATCCAGATTGGTTAAAGGGAGATTATTATCATGTTTTCCCTCTTTTAAAAAGGTTACATTCTGATATTTCTAATG ACCTTTCCTTAACTGGAACCTGTTACCCCGATTTGGGATATGTATTGCTAAACTCTAAAAACGCTTGCTATGTGTTTAGTTACCAACATTCCCAGACCTTAAAAGACCCTCCTACAATTACCTTTCCTTTGCCTGAAGAAAGCGACGCCGATGCTCCTGAGCTTAATCCACTTACAGCTATTGTTTCTTCAGACATCCCCGATAGAGATCCAGgtcttttaattttaatgCCCGTAAGTGGACGTATTGCCTATTGGACTTGTATAGGAAATGCTCTCGCTCAACCCATAGTGAAACCTCAGGGAATGGAAAGTCAGTTTAAACTATCGAGTAATGAGTATTGCTTACGGCTCTATTGTGCGAATCCTTTTCTATACATTGTATCCACAAACTATGGTCGACTTCTGTCCATTAGTCTACGCGACTCCTCTGGTCTACcaaaaatttgtttgaataCAGTGGCCTCTCATGGTGGATTGTTGTCCAAGTGTCTTGAAAAGttaagaataaaaaatcccTTTGCTTCTTATGCCGTTTCTATCATGTCACCTCCTCTTTCGTCCTCTTTTCGACACCTTTTATATGTGACTGATTCTTCGGGTTTAGTGgatatttataatttgaAGGATGAAACTATG CACGTTCGCGTTGACCTTACCCCtacttttttaaaggtCCTAGAAGAAGCTGAAATGATTCCTGAAGATTTCCTATTTCTCGACTCCGCAATCACATCTCAAGATGGTGACTCAATAACCTTTCTCTGCTCTTGGAAATATGGGTTAAGATACAAGTATTCTCTTTACACATGTGATTTTTCCAATATAGCAAATCCTCATCTAATGTTTGTTCATTCCTTAGGCTATACTTCCTCAAAAAAGCAACGGTTAAAAATACAATATGCCTCGTTCGGACCATGTTTCATTCTTGTGTCCCCCAGTGCTGTAATAATCTTAAATACCCGCATGGATTTGGATTATAATACAATGTATTGTTATCGGGAGGACGTTATTCGGTTCAAATCCGATATTTCCGGTGGTATCATAGCGTCTGGATGCAAACAACTCTCCTTAGGTATAAAATCATCGCACGCTAATCCAAAGCTTTCTTGTTTGGTTGTTACATCCAAAACTGGTGTTactgaaattgaaattcaaGATGATGCTCAACAATTAGATGCTGTTGAATccttgaaaaggaaaattgaagaagcagTCTTTTACGGATATGTATATGAAAATCCATTGGATTTCAGTTGGAAAACAATTCCCAAACTTAAGGTTtctgaaattgaaagacttatttattcaatcggaaaagaaatcttaacgtcttcttcttctcaCTTACCTCCTGTGCTGCCCTCGTTAATACAGCATTTGGATTTAAGATTAACCTATTTGAACAATTTGGTTCGCTACGTTAAAGACATTCCCTATGATATAAGTGATGGATTGCTGTTTTCTTTGCGTATCTTAGGTGAGAAGTGCAATGCCGCAAGATCTCTTTGGGCAACTATCGATTTAGAGATGAGCACCGCAAGTCGTTCGTTgattttccaaaggatCATATTTAAGTTGGGGAAGGAGACCCAGCTAGATAAATCTGTTCGGAATTGGTTCATGCAGAGTATTGATAACATAGAGCAACTTATAATGCAAGCTCATAATTTTTGTGTTGACTCTGCCTCAAGGGTTCAAGAACTTCCAATTGAAGTCATGAATGTTATACTAGAGTCCAATGAGATTATTCTGGCTATTTTATCATCGGCGTTGAGCTATCGTGTCGAGACTCATGGTATTTACGATATTAGCGCTGactcttttgaaaaggaagtaCCATGGACTTCTACGCCAGATGTTTTGACGGCTCTTACACGTCAATTTGAGCTTACAAAGTCTGCTTTATTTCAATTCCAACAAGGGGAGCGGGATTCTGGAAAAGAACTACTTTCGAAAGACAAAGATGTTGTCAGAAATGCTTTATCGAACATGCAGGTTCAACTCGTTGTATTGACTGAAGTATGTTTTAATGCTTATGCCGAAAGACTCGGCTGGTTAAGTGAAAACGAGAGCGATAGAATCCATGAAAAGGAGTTAGAAGAAGCATTTACAATGAATagaaaattttggattCAAACTTTGTTTGAGATTGGCCAGGGCAAAAATGCCTTGCGCGTCGCTGAGAAATATCGAGACTACCGGTCAGTCGTAGAATTGTGTTATCAATTCTTTgcgaaaaaagaacttgaCAAGCAAATTGATGGATATCTTTTAAAGTTTGGTAAAGAATTTGCTTTCGTCTTGTATGATTTTTATgtggaaaaaggaatgtcGGTGGAATTATTGAATAGCGATAAACATAAGTCAAATTTCCTTACAGAATACTTTACTTATCGAGGCTATAATGAAGTGTCATGGATGCACGATATGCGGGATAAAAATTACGAGCTTGCCTCACATAGATTATTACAACTGgccaacaaaaaagaaaacttggttgaaaagaaggaaattgaGCTATCTCTAGGAAAAATATTCTTGTATGCAAATCCGAAGGGTCCGGCGAAATCCAAGGATCTTGTATTGGTAGAACAGAAATTAGAACAAATTCACATCCAAAAAATGATTGAAAAGACGATCATGCCTGTTGTTCATCGCCTTCAGTTACAGGGGAAAAAATACCATCTGGTGGAAGCAACTATTGAGGAAATAACGGATGGTAAACCTATTCCCGTCCTTGCTCGGCAAGTGATGCACCGAGTAATCAAATGTTTGATTGATCATCAAGTCATAGCAGTTACCGAGCTGATTGAATATCTGAGCTTCTCTTTgtatagaaaaaatgaacttCAAATGGACGATATGACAGATTATTATTTCGCATTGCGTTTATTGCTAACTACAAGGTTGACAGATGAAGCGAAAaggttttttgaagatacAATTTGGCGAAGGGCTGTGTTGAACGACAAATGGTCTCAAATTTTAGATACCAAGGACAAGAACGACGCTGCCGTAGAAGCCGAAGTGAGAATGACTGCCTTGTATCAAACCTTACGCTTAACGACGATAAACGGTTTATTTCAAGAAGGTTTGACGAAGCCTACATCTCTTTCATCCTTTGCGTTCGACAAGAACACTTATGGTAGCATTGCCATGATTTACTCGCCGGCAAAATTTGGAGACACGCAAGAAGTAATTAAAGTATTAAATCGTGAAAGCCATCTTTTGAAGCACTATTTAGAGAAAACAAGCTTGAACACTTGGTTCGTTAGCATGTCTCTTAGTTGTGATAGTTTCTAA
- the trm13 gene encoding tRNA 2'-O-methyltransferase Trm13, with protein MGFKTKQKDFTEEDLEQIPCLLDPKHTIARHRMSYHLKRCNARPIQRTEPYYHQDLNLDPLDDDSKQYQFELSQLSKEEIHEWIDLFMHVGNSLPLPETEVLFHPVMHARWSECKNKKHAVQQASLLGHMDKASFFEAPESVYFEFGAGRGELSRYVHHCQPKRNVYILIDRDSNRLKHDSRIIKDSQIYGWSIPEVVRCKIDIKDFRIQHFADQKVHNESGTEKPQFAYSKHLCGAATDLTLNSIRNSSMRAVLIALCCHHHCRWEALSSHSRLQLEKWGIRGVKAFQVLRQMTGWGINSLRENMQASGGADTHYSGLTHEERVQIGLKCKHIINTLRKLDCERLGYNTRLVYYVNSDVTLENVALLARKK; from the exons ATGGGTTTTaaaacgaaacaaaaagattttaCAGAGGAGGATTTGGAACAAATTCCTTGCCTTCTTGATCCCAAACACACCATCGCGAGACATCGAATGAGCTATCATTTGAAACGATGTAACGCGAGACCTATACAAAGAACGGAACCGTACTATCATCAAGATTTGAACTTGGATCCTCTTGATGATGACTCAAAGCAATACCAGTTTGAACTTTCGCagctttcaaaagaagaaattcatGAATGGATCGATCTATTCATGCATGTTGGTAATAGCCTTCCTTTGCCGGAAACCGAAGTACTTTTTCATCCTGTAATGCATGCTAGATG GAGCGAatgcaaaaacaagaaacatGCGGTTCAACAG GCTTCTTTGTTAGGTCATATGGATAAAGCATCCTTTTTTGAAGCACCAGAAAGCGTTTACTTTGAATTCGGCGCTGGTCGTGGTGAATTATCTCGTTATGTGCATCATTGTCAACCCAAGCGCAATGTTTATATCCTGATTGACCGGGATTCCAATCGGCTGAAGCATGACTCCAGGATAATTAAAGACTCTCAAATTTATGGTTGGTCAATTCCTGAAGTAGTTCGCTGCAAGATTGATATTAAGGATTTTAGAATTCAGCACTTTGCGGATCAGAAAGTGCATAACGAATCCGGAACTGAGAAACCTCAATTTGCTTACTCCAAGCATTTGTGCGGCGCTGCTACAGATCTTACATTGAATAGTATAAGGAATTCCTCTATGAGAGCTGTTTTAATTGCTTTGTGCTGTCATCATCATTGCCGATGGGAAGCTTTATCTTCGCATTCACGCTTACAACTAGAAAAGTGGGGAATTCGTGGAGtcaaagcttttcaagtACTCCGTCAAATGACAGGTTGGGGCATCAATAGTCTTCGAGAGAATATGCAAGCTTCGGGTGGTGCTGACACTCATTACAGCGGCTTGACGCATGAGGAGCGTGTTCAAATAGGTCTGAAGTGCAAACACATCATTAATACCCTTCGGAAGCTTGATTGCGAGCGTTTGGGCTACAACACACGCCTTGTATATTATGTGAATTCAGATGTTACATTAGAGAATGTCGCCCTTTTAGCAcgaaaaaagtaa
- the etf2 gene encoding electron transfer flavoprotein beta subunit EtfB, whose product MSKLRVLVGVKRTLDYMLKPRINPAKTGVDLAGQKMSINPFCDIAVEEAIRIKETQKDRVEDTLVVTAGPSASEQILRQSLAKGIQRASLIDVGNKELEPLSVAKLLKATVEKEKSNLVILGKQAIDDDAHQTGGMLAAMLGWPQFTSASKVAFEGDKVVVTREIDGGAETLSSPLPAVITTDLRLNVPRFANLAKVMKARKAPLGKLTPEDLGVPIENRLQTLSVEEPVSKRQSIMVKNVDEFVKTLKELKAL is encoded by the exons ATGTCAAAACTGCGTGTACTGGTCGGCGTAAAAAGAACTTTAGACTACATGTTAAAACCTCGTATTAACCCAGCTAAAACTGGTGTTGATTTGGCCGGCCAAAAGATGAGT ATCAATCCTTTCTGTGATATTGCCGTTGAAGAAGCAATTCGCATCAAGgaaactcaaaaagatCGAGTTGAAGACACCCTAGTGGTAACAGCAGGTCCAAGCGCGTCGGAACAAATTCTTCGTCAAAGCCTTGCAAAGGGAATACAAAGAGCATCTTTGATTGATGTAGGAAATAAAGAGCTTGAACCCCTTTCCGTAGCCAAGTTATTAAAAGCTACGGtcgaaaaggaaaagagtAACCTTGTAATTCTTGGAAAGCAAGCAATCGACGACGATGCTCATCAGACAGGAGGAATGCTTGCCGCTATGCTTGGCTGGCCTCAGTTTACCAGTGCTAGCAAGGTTGCATTTGAAGGTGATAAAGTTGTTGTCACAAGAGAAATTGACGGTGGTGCGGAAACACTTTCGAGTCCATTACCTGCTGTTATTACCACAGACCTTCGCTTAAACGTTCCAAGATTTGCCAATCTGGCTAAGGTAATGAAAGCCAGAAAAGCACCTCTTGGAAAGTTGACCCCAGAAGATCTTGGAGTACCCATTGAGAATAGACTACAGACGCTTTCTGTGGAAGAGCCAGTATCTAAGCGTCAAAGTATTATGGTAAAGAATGTTGACGAATTTGTCAAGACtttgaaggaattgaaaGCTTTATAA
- the ppk6 gene encoding serine/threonine protein kinase Ppk6, producing MSQDVFKHITRKQLQRSRSRSFDGRSDRSPSSLFPKKENGLTPTTRLRLLTFSSVSRYSFSYSPLIIRGGINDYLPLDLNITNPWESLPETEMRRTGEELFGNYTISTEALGDEQDRSPFTARPKKRRSLGDIYYVPVPGKQHTSSAVDTPLQAIATTNNTTFSIWSANDYFCLLFGLSGSKLNRHKVFDIFPKAFSSYLSTLMSSFPIDNEHERVLFCGDIFPVKTVDGIRVMDFWVKEKAGKLIWILEFVEESYIEFQLSNNDFVIDLKTGEPLTLDFLPSQLPKTWDERLYLGTRMSTGLICPSMIYPLSGNTYQYTIFHYAAGLLFINRNRKIVSLNEAIFESMLGFGDLLMRDISIIFPDFNEILDLLLDSRFLDPGRVVSELHIRHAYYRIKSYNPNIGDRPELVHADGHRIRVDCQIISVSPASDYPSEPAFGVWLIFDSVDNRASNYISSKRSAELLEKAVKSEETNDLGGPRETSDEISFQCDGIWENIPQKISMYNTVKELGIGAYGQVKLASYKCHKEHEVILKSINKSRILLDSWMRDKELGTVPMEISILNFLKTKPHPNIVNMISFFEDNDNYYLLTEPQMPGIDLFDYIEVRSSISEVECKAIFYQIALAIGHLHTFDIVHRDIKDENIILEQSGVARLIDFGSSSLTRKGPFDTFRGTVGFAAPELLKGERYMGKEQDVWALGILLYTIVYRENPFYNIEEILDGELRIPFEMSKEPVDLIYRMLDRNVQARITVEDVIQHCWFNDVRTVKPSHVPVPLTL from the exons ATGTCTCAAG ACGTCTTCAAACATATAACCAGAAAACAGCTTCAGCGTTCTCGATCCAG GTCCTTCGATGGTCGTTCTGATCGATCACCAAGTTCCTTatttccaaagaaagaaaatggctTGACACCGACTACCAGGTTAAGACTCTTAACCTTCTCTAGCGTGTCTAGGTACTCATTTTCTTACAGCCCTTTGATTATCCGTGGAGGAATTAATGACTATCTCCCGTTAGACCTCAATATCACAAATCCCTGGGAGTCGCTCCCTGAAACAGAGATGCGCCGGACTGGTGAAGAACTCTTCGGAAACTATACAATTAGCACAGAAGCTTTGGGTGATGAACAGGACAGGTCTCCGTTCACAGCTCGCCCGAAGAAGCGTCGATCACTGGGCGATATATACTATGTACCTGTTCCTGGTAAACAGCATACATCATCAGCTGTAGATACGCCTCTGCAAGCTATTGCTACAACAAATAATACCACCTTTAGTATTTGGTCTGCGAATGattacttttgtttacttttcgGCCTAAGTGGCTCAAAATTAAATCGGCATAAGGTTTTTGATATATTTCCCAAAGCGTTTTCTTCCTATTTATCCACCTTAATGAGTTCCTTTCCAATAGATAATGAACATGAACGCGTGTTATTCTGCGGTGATATTTTTCCTGTGAAAACTGTTGACGGTATACGCGTTATGGATTTTTGGGTGAAAGAGAAGGCAGGTAAATTGATATGGATTCTTGAGTTCGTCGAAGAATCGTATATCGAATTTCAGCTCTCTAATAACGACTTTGTAATTGATTTGAAAACCGGTGAACCGCTCACCTTGGATTTTCTGCCTTCTCAGTTACCAAAGACTTGGGATGAGCGCTTATATTTGGGTACTCGTATGTCAACGGGGCTAATTTGCCCAAGCATGATATATCCACTATCAGGAAATACTTACCAGTATACTATATTTCATTATGCGGCTGGTCtactttttataaatagGAATCGAAAAATTGTGTCTTTGAATGAAGCCATATTTGAATCCATGCTTGGGTTCGGCGACTTATTGATGCGTGATATCTCAATAATATTTCCAGATTTTAACGAAATATTAGATTTACTGCTAGATAGTCGTTTCTTAGACCCAGGAAGAGTCGTCTCGGAACTTCATATTAGGCATGCATACTATCGCATAAAGTCATATAATCCTAACATTGGCGATCGTCCCGAGTTGGTACACGCCGATGGTCATCGCATCAGGGTGGACTGTCAAATTATATCTGTTTCTCCTGCGTCTGACTACCCGAGCGAGCCTGCTTTTGGTGTATGGcttatttttgattctgTTGATAATCGTGCTTCTAATTATATCAGTTCAAAACGTTCGGCTGAATTGTTGGAAAAGGCTGTAAAGTCTGAGGAAACAAACGACTTGGGAGGACCCAGAGAGACAAGCGAtgaaatttcatttcaatgTGACGGAATATGGGAAAATATTCCGCAAAAAATATCTATGTATAATACCGTGAAGGAGTTAGGAATCGGAGCGTATGGGCAAGTAAAGCTGGCTAGCTATAAATGTCATAAAGAGCATGAAGTAATTTTAAAATCTATTAATAAGTCCCGGATATTGTTGGATTCCTGGATGCGAGATAAGGAGCTCGGAACAGTGCCTATGGAAATAAgcattttgaattttttaaaaactaAACCACATCCAAATATTGTGAACAtgatatctttttttgagGATAACGATAATTATTATTTGTTAACAGAACCACAGATGCCAGGAATTGATCTATTTGATTATATTGAAGTAAGATCTTCAATATCGGAAGTTGAGTGTAAGGCtattttttatcaaattGCTTTAGCTATTGGTCATTTGCATACTTTTGATATAGTACATAGGGATATAAAGGACGAAAATATAATTCTGGAGCAATCAGGAGTTGCCAGATTAATTGATTTTGGGAGCTCAAGTCTCACTCGAAAAGGACCTTTTGATACTTTTCGGGGAACAGTGGGTTTCGCTGCCCCTGAACTGTTAAAAGGAGAAAGATATATGGGTAAAGAACAGGATGTTTGGGCTTTGGGTATTTTACTTTATACAATCGTTTACCGCGAAAACCCGTTTTACAATATTGAGGAAATATTAGACGGGGAGTTGAGAATTCCTTTCGAGATGTCGAAGGAACCTGTCGATCTTATTTATCGAATGCTTGACCGAAATGTTCAAGCCCGTATTACTGTTGAAGATGTTATACAGCATTGTTGGTTTAATGATGTTAGAACAGTCAAGCCCTCCCATGTACCTGTACCTTTAACACTTTAA